A single Maridesulfovibrio frigidus DSM 17176 DNA region contains:
- a CDS encoding anthranilate synthase component II, with the protein MFLLVDNYDSFTFNLVQAFQQLGAEPLVLRNDREEILELAESGKLDRVCLSPGPSRPENAGLSLEFLSRLPKEIPVLGVCLGHQTLGHFGGASVVRADRIMHGKTSEVYHSNDGLFRGMDNPFQVCRYHSLVVNVDEAIDMMELTAWTDQKEVMGLRYKDRPWAGVQFHPESILTPDGPKLLKNFLDGSI; encoded by the coding sequence ATGTTTTTGCTTGTTGATAATTACGATTCATTCACTTTCAATTTGGTGCAGGCGTTTCAGCAGTTAGGTGCTGAGCCTCTGGTTCTAAGAAATGATCGCGAAGAAATTCTTGAACTTGCCGAATCTGGTAAACTTGATCGCGTCTGTCTTTCTCCCGGACCAAGCCGCCCTGAAAATGCGGGTCTGAGCCTTGAATTTTTGTCGCGCTTACCAAAGGAAATTCCAGTTCTCGGTGTTTGTTTAGGTCATCAGACCCTCGGTCATTTCGGCGGAGCATCTGTTGTGCGCGCGGACCGCATCATGCACGGTAAAACTTCTGAAGTTTATCATAGTAATGATGGACTTTTCAGGGGGATGGATAATCCCTTTCAGGTTTGCCGCTACCATTCATTAGTCGTGAATGTTGATGAAGCTATCGATATGATGGAACTTACTGCTTGGACAGACCAGAAAGAAGTTATGGGATTACGTTATAAGGACCGTCCATGGGCAGGGGTTCAGTTTCATCCAGAGTCAATTTTGACTCCAGATGGACCGAAGCTTCTTAAGAACTTCCTCGACGGTAGTATTTAA
- the trpD gene encoding anthranilate phosphoribosyltransferase, translating into MAECVTSALNELAAGNDLSTEQADCVFEELFTGKVSPVQAGALLMGLRTKGETSTEVASGVKAALKAAKLVTGLSGPCIDTCGTGGDGSNSFNCSTAVALYLADMGYKVVKHGNRAVSSSCGSADILEELEIPIDTTFENVSEVLDRDNFVFLFAPNYHPAFGIVGPIRKELGIPTLFNLMGPLLNPARPTHQVLGVGRPEIMRLMAEVLALTKVEKAYVVHGAGNFDELTPFGVNKAVLVDNGKLTELEINPADYGFAVSDPKDVAVTDRKNALETIRKVLAGTAPQPMLDMVALNLGAAISLLDGISLADGIKKAKAKVSTGVSKEY; encoded by the coding sequence ATGGCAGAATGTGTAACCTCGGCTTTAAATGAACTTGCCGCAGGGAATGATCTTTCAACAGAACAGGCTGACTGTGTTTTTGAAGAGCTTTTTACTGGGAAAGTCTCGCCCGTACAGGCAGGAGCTTTGCTCATGGGACTGCGCACAAAGGGTGAAACATCCACAGAAGTGGCTTCCGGTGTAAAGGCTGCTCTCAAGGCAGCTAAACTTGTTACAGGTTTAAGTGGTCCTTGTATTGATACCTGCGGGACTGGCGGAGATGGAAGTAATAGCTTTAACTGTTCCACCGCTGTGGCTTTGTATCTTGCCGACATGGGCTATAAGGTTGTTAAGCACGGTAACAGAGCAGTTTCATCTTCATGCGGAAGTGCTGACATTTTGGAAGAGCTTGAAATACCAATCGACACGACTTTCGAAAATGTTTCAGAAGTTCTTGATCGCGATAATTTTGTTTTTCTTTTTGCTCCCAATTATCATCCTGCTTTTGGCATAGTCGGGCCCATCAGAAAAGAGCTTGGTATCCCGACTCTATTCAATCTTATGGGACCTCTTTTAAATCCTGCTCGTCCTACACATCAGGTGCTGGGTGTCGGTCGTCCAGAAATAATGCGCCTTATGGCGGAAGTTCTCGCTTTGACAAAAGTGGAGAAAGCTTACGTTGTTCACGGTGCTGGTAATTTTGATGAGCTGACACCATTTGGCGTTAACAAGGCTGTTCTTGTGGATAATGGCAAACTCACCGAGCTTGAAATTAATCCTGCTGACTATGGTTTCGCGGTTTCTGATCCGAAAGATGTAGCAGTTACAGACCGCAAGAATGCGCTTGAAACTATACGCAAAGTTCTAGCGGGAACAGCGCCACAGCCGATGCTTGATATGGTTGCATTAAATCTCGGGGCCGCGATTTCATTACTTGATGGAATCAGTCTTGCCGACGGAATTAAGAAAGCAAAAGCCAAAGTATCCACTGGCGTAAGTAAGGAGTATTAG
- a CDS encoding indole-3-glycerol phosphate synthase TrpC yields the protein MLEKFRIAKQGEVDMLHKLDAEGKLPAPYTGERPSFADAIKRDKSGMKVIAEYKRASPSKGIINLELGPVDIANMYARGGASAISVLTEELYFKGSLDYLDEIKPCGLPMLRKDFLVDPLQVIQTSATPASALLVIVRMFEDDASLKDMIDKTHAAGLDAVVEAFDMDDLMRAKKAGARIIQINNRDLDNLGIDMNRSVEFIKERDDNEIWICASGINEPDDCTKMAELGYDCVLVGTSIMSNASPEDKLASLVEGAAR from the coding sequence ATGCTTGAGAAGTTTCGCATAGCCAAACAGGGCGAAGTGGACATGCTCCACAAGCTTGATGCGGAAGGAAAACTTCCCGCGCCTTACACAGGTGAGCGCCCTTCATTTGCTGATGCAATTAAGCGTGACAAGTCAGGTATGAAGGTTATCGCTGAATATAAACGGGCCTCTCCTTCAAAAGGGATTATAAACCTTGAGCTTGGCCCTGTTGATATAGCTAATATGTATGCACGGGGCGGGGCTTCTGCCATTTCGGTCTTGACCGAAGAGCTATATTTCAAAGGTAGTCTTGACTATCTCGATGAAATTAAGCCCTGCGGGTTGCCGATGCTACGTAAAGACTTTTTGGTTGATCCTCTACAGGTCATCCAGACTTCGGCAACTCCAGCTTCAGCCCTATTAGTTATAGTACGTATGTTCGAAGATGACGCATCGCTTAAGGACATGATTGATAAAACTCATGCTGCCGGGCTTGATGCGGTGGTTGAAGCTTTTGATATGGACGACCTTATGCGGGCTAAGAAGGCCGGAGCGCGGATTATTCAAATTAATAATCGCGATCTTGATAACCTCGGTATCGATATGAATAGGTCGGTCGAGTTCATTAAAGAGCGCGATGATAATGAAATATGGATTTGCGCCAGCGGCATTAACGAGCCTGATGATTGTACGAAAATGGCTGAACTTGGCTATGACTGCGTACTGGTAGGAACCTCGATAATGTCAAACGCGAGTCCCGAAGATAAGCTGGCATCTTTGGTTGAAGGGGCTGCGCGATGA
- a CDS encoding phosphoribosylanthranilate isomerase, producing the protein MNLLVKVCGMTRAEDVEACEELGADFLGFIFHQSSPRCVDEAFASSIVTKKANKVGVFVKQSAAEVLAILKNGKIDYAQLHGGQNEEFCNAIGKNRIIKVLWPQRYDSVKEFQEDIDRFTPHCTYLLFDAGSSGGGHGKTLDFSIFSEVKIRIPWLLAGGLSAKNLMDAISAAKPSGVDLNSGVEVSPGIKDKYKLSAAFVSVHLANKRNQS; encoded by the coding sequence ATGAATTTACTCGTAAAAGTTTGCGGCATGACCCGTGCAGAAGATGTGGAAGCTTGTGAAGAGCTAGGTGCTGACTTTTTAGGTTTCATCTTTCATCAATCAAGCCCTCGCTGTGTTGATGAGGCTTTTGCCAGTTCAATTGTTACCAAAAAGGCCAACAAAGTTGGTGTTTTTGTAAAGCAGAGCGCAGCGGAAGTTCTTGCAATTTTAAAAAATGGAAAGATTGACTATGCGCAGCTTCATGGCGGGCAGAACGAAGAGTTTTGCAACGCCATCGGAAAGAACCGCATTATTAAAGTTCTTTGGCCCCAGCGGTATGATTCTGTGAAAGAATTTCAAGAGGATATTGACCGTTTTACCCCGCATTGCACCTACCTTCTTTTTGACGCAGGAAGTTCTGGTGGCGGACATGGAAAGACGCTTGATTTCTCAATTTTTTCAGAAGTCAAGATTCGGATTCCATGGCTATTGGCCGGCGGGTTATCAGCTAAAAATTTGATGGATGCTATAAGTGCTGCGAAGCCAAGTGGTGTTGACCTTAATTCCGGAGTTGAAGTCAGCCCCGGTATAAAAGATAAATATAAATTGAGTGCAGCTTTTGTTTCAGTGCACTTAGCAAATAAGAGGAACCAGTCATGA
- the trpB gene encoding tryptophan synthase subunit beta — translation MKRGYFGDFGGQFVPELLMPPLLELEEAMGRILKSAEFQQEYTSLLKNFVGRPTALTHCQNLSRELGFNLWLKREDLAHTGAHKINNTVGQALLTKMMGKPKMLAETGAGQHGVATATAAALLDLECDIYMGAIDVKRQSHNVRRMELFGAKCIPVHSGTQTLKDAINAAMRVWIANQRTTHYCFGTAAGAHPFPLLVREFQSVIGREAKQQFKERTGEMPYMVVACVGGGSNAIGMFHEFVNEKSVKIVGVEAAGTGEPGCTNSAPINLGTPGVLHGMNTLLLQSDDGQILPSHSIAAGLDYPGVGPEHVHLHATGRAEFGMVNDSQAINAFQMLCQKEGILPALESSHAVAWVIENKDTIPKDANVIVNLSGRGDKDMDILDDYLAQHGK, via the coding sequence ATGAAAAGAGGATACTTTGGAGATTTTGGTGGACAGTTTGTGCCTGAACTGCTCATGCCGCCGCTTCTAGAGCTTGAAGAGGCTATGGGAAGAATTTTAAAGTCGGCTGAATTTCAGCAGGAATATACTAGCTTACTCAAGAATTTTGTAGGGCGTCCTACCGCTCTTACTCATTGCCAAAATCTTTCCCGAGAGCTTGGATTCAACCTCTGGCTGAAGCGCGAAGATCTAGCACACACCGGAGCGCATAAAATCAACAACACTGTTGGTCAGGCTCTGCTTACTAAGATGATGGGTAAGCCAAAGATGCTTGCTGAAACTGGAGCAGGTCAGCACGGAGTTGCTACCGCTACAGCGGCGGCTTTGCTTGATCTTGAATGTGATATTTACATGGGCGCAATTGATGTGAAACGCCAGTCTCACAATGTTCGCCGCATGGAGCTTTTCGGTGCAAAGTGTATTCCTGTTCATTCAGGAACGCAGACATTAAAAGATGCAATCAACGCAGCTATGCGTGTGTGGATAGCAAACCAGCGCACCACTCATTACTGTTTTGGAACTGCCGCCGGAGCGCATCCGTTCCCACTTTTAGTTAGAGAATTTCAGTCCGTAATCGGGCGTGAGGCTAAACAGCAGTTTAAAGAACGCACTGGCGAAATGCCTTACATGGTTGTCGCCTGTGTTGGTGGCGGGTCCAATGCAATCGGTATGTTCCACGAGTTTGTTAACGAAAAATCCGTTAAGATCGTGGGCGTAGAAGCTGCCGGAACTGGCGAGCCTGGATGTACAAATTCAGCACCTATTAATCTAGGTACTCCGGGAGTGCTTCACGGGATGAATACTCTGTTATTACAGAGTGATGACGGGCAGATACTTCCATCACATTCCATCGCCGCGGGACTGGATTATCCGGGCGTAGGACCAGAGCATGTTCACCTACATGCTACTGGCAGAGCTGAGTTCGGCATGGTTAACGATAGTCAGGCTATCAATGCTTTCCAGATGCTTTGTCAGAAGGAAGGAATTCTTCCTGCTCTTGAAAGTTCACACGCAGTAGCGTGGGTTATCGAGAACAAAGACACCATTCCTAAAGACGCAAACGTAATTGTTAACCTGTCTGGTCGTGGTGATAAAGATATGGATATCTTGGATGATTACCTTGCGCAGCACGGAAAATAG
- the trpA gene encoding tryptophan synthase subunit alpha, translated as MSITTLADKINDANAKGRTALIPFLPGGYPNKESFWKEILELDANGADIIEIGMPFSDPVADGPVVEAASMKCLADGVNLKWIIEGLAKVRSQINAGIVLMGYYNPVLQYGLEKFAKDANGAGINGLIIADLPYEEGLEFRDLLAANEVALVPLVGLNTEPERMKLYADGGNGFCYFVSVLGTTGDRDSLPEEIKVGLKHAKDIFDIPVALGFGLKHPSQLEQLEGLVDAAVFGSALIRHIDDGKSCAEFMKVWT; from the coding sequence ATGAGTATTACAACACTTGCTGATAAAATAAATGATGCCAATGCAAAAGGGCGCACAGCTCTTATTCCATTTCTTCCCGGTGGATATCCTAATAAGGAATCGTTCTGGAAAGAAATCCTAGAGCTGGACGCAAATGGCGCAGATATAATCGAAATCGGAATGCCTTTTTCTGACCCTGTAGCTGACGGACCCGTTGTCGAAGCGGCTTCAATGAAATGCCTTGCTGACGGAGTTAATCTTAAATGGATTATCGAGGGACTAGCAAAAGTTCGCTCGCAGATAAACGCAGGAATCGTATTGATGGGATATTACAATCCCGTCTTGCAATACGGACTTGAAAAGTTTGCAAAAGATGCCAACGGAGCCGGAATAAATGGGCTAATCATCGCCGATTTACCTTACGAAGAGGGTCTTGAGTTTCGTGACTTGCTAGCAGCAAACGAAGTTGCGCTAGTGCCACTCGTCGGCTTAAACACCGAGCCTGAGCGCATGAAGCTATATGCCGATGGCGGAAACGGGTTCTGCTATTTCGTATCAGTACTCGGAACAACTGGTGATCGTGATTCTTTGCCTGAAGAGATTAAAGTAGGGCTCAAGCACGCTAAGGACATATTTGATATACCCGTAGCTCTAGGGTTCGGACTAAAGCATCCGTCACAGTTAGAACAGCTCGAAGGGCTGGTCGACGCAGCTGTTTTCGGATCTGCTCTTATTCGTCATATTGATGATGGTAAAAGCTGTGCGGAATTTATGAAAGTTTGGACTTAA
- a CDS encoding type 2 periplasmic-binding domain-containing protein, which translates to MNKITIFSIILIMLLTPTFAISSEHILVATNTRTINSYENYIKKNGGDPLLISDYGGPEMSRSLVSLLILIQALHAGEFDCEMEFKCYPNSGRAMTEVKKGKVTLLAEDMCKSDFDESVYMTTPLIQAGDFQKGIYVKKDSCLLDMCPPFESLKKQIPLIGNTWAADSKLLKKMGFTHIETAPKYELIYKMMGKGRADFSLIEFPNRDNLSRTVENIELRPIPNAKIVFADSRNFMISKKHHQGKCVYKSLEKGLRILRENGTIDRALRQSGVINERTKDWAVVYP; encoded by the coding sequence ATGAATAAAATAACAATATTTTCCATAATTTTAATTATGTTACTTACGCCAACATTCGCCATATCTTCTGAACACATTTTGGTAGCAACCAACACCAGAACCATTAATAGCTACGAAAATTACATAAAGAAAAACGGCGGGGATCCTTTACTAATAAGCGATTACGGTGGACCAGAAATGAGTCGAAGTCTGGTTTCGCTCCTTATTCTTATCCAAGCACTACACGCCGGAGAATTTGACTGCGAAATGGAATTCAAGTGCTACCCAAACTCAGGGCGCGCTATGACAGAAGTAAAAAAAGGCAAAGTAACACTACTTGCTGAGGATATGTGTAAAAGCGACTTTGACGAATCAGTATATATGACAACCCCGCTCATCCAGGCAGGGGATTTTCAAAAAGGTATATACGTGAAAAAAGATTCCTGTTTACTAGACATGTGTCCACCATTCGAATCACTAAAAAAACAGATTCCACTAATTGGAAATACATGGGCGGCGGATTCTAAATTATTAAAAAAAATGGGTTTTACACATATTGAAACAGCTCCGAAGTACGAACTGATTTATAAAATGATGGGGAAAGGTCGTGCAGATTTTTCACTAATAGAATTCCCAAATCGCGACAACTTATCACGAACAGTCGAAAACATAGAACTCCGCCCTATTCCAAATGCTAAAATAGTATTCGCAGACAGCAGAAACTTCATGATTTCCAAAAAACACCATCAAGGAAAATGTGTATATAAATCTCTTGAAAAAGGTCTTAGAATATTAAGAGAAAATGGGACCATTGACCGTGCGCTTAGGCAATCTGGCGTAATTAATGAAAGAACCAAAGACTGGGCTGTTGTTTATCCGTAA
- a CDS encoding type 2 periplasmic-binding domain-containing protein produces MNFIYFILSVLLLLAPAPTTASEIIPIAGNKGTKKSYLHLVESKGGDPLAIADYYSPDSSRPAVSMLILRQALSLGGMNSDFFFITCPNPGRSINEVKNGRAVLYSSDIWEQEFDDSVYKTAPLLQRGEFQKGIYVNKKSLLLKNNPTVLSLKKKTPLVEHTWTTDIETLKQIGFKNIQTAPQYDLLFKMINRDRADFTLLDFPLNKNLIVQSTDGDLYPLPNVKVVFPHSRHFMVSKKHPQGKIVFEALEKGLKIMRENGTIKRALRQSYIINEKVKDWDIIYPTPSLP; encoded by the coding sequence ATGAATTTTATTTATTTCATTCTTTCCGTACTATTACTCCTCGCTCCTGCGCCTACAACCGCATCAGAAATAATTCCGATTGCAGGTAACAAGGGAACCAAGAAGAGCTACCTGCATTTAGTCGAAAGCAAAGGTGGGGATCCTCTTGCTATTGCGGATTACTATTCACCTGATTCTTCGCGACCAGCTGTATCTATGCTTATTTTACGGCAGGCCCTAAGTTTAGGAGGTATGAACTCAGACTTTTTTTTTATTACCTGCCCTAACCCGGGAAGATCTATCAATGAGGTAAAAAACGGGCGCGCGGTTCTATATTCATCTGACATTTGGGAACAAGAATTTGATGACTCTGTTTACAAAACAGCACCTCTCTTACAGCGCGGAGAATTTCAGAAAGGGATTTACGTTAATAAAAAATCTCTTTTACTAAAAAATAATCCTACAGTTCTATCCCTAAAAAAGAAAACGCCTCTGGTCGAGCACACATGGACCACTGATATAGAAACATTAAAACAAATCGGATTCAAAAACATACAAACTGCGCCGCAATATGATCTCCTTTTCAAAATGATTAATAGAGACCGTGCAGACTTCACTTTACTAGATTTTCCACTAAATAAAAATCTGATTGTACAAAGTACTGACGGCGACTTATACCCGCTTCCAAACGTTAAAGTAGTATTTCCACATAGCAGACATTTTATGGTTTCTAAAAAGCACCCGCAAGGTAAGATCGTATTCGAAGCTCTGGAAAAGGGACTAAAAATTATGCGGGAAAACGGGACAATAAAGCGAGCTCTTAGACAGTCCTATATTATTAATGAAAAAGTTAAAGACTGGGATATTATTTATCCGACACCCTCCCTTCCCTAA
- a CDS encoding HAMP domain-containing protein — protein MKISRLYLKIFLAFLLVLMISEFTVISIIHSGWGGSPRMKRTEGQLMTVKNLTEMEMDLNQLSAGKEKETLTPILKALSDSFHANVWITGPYSEVIASSEEKIPDLTVHLEDAPKKTLEGAYIYRERSKGMKSIYGTYASKRPEGYPFTYHIFHPWSRFEEEIWFLRGQVLITLLAAIFLLPVALRIIRPIKELTKKAAKLGQGDLTQRVEVRGKDEVAELARTFNHMAGSLEKIIKSSRELTANVSHELRSPLARMRISLEMIRERINDKKAAQCEVFISGMQAEIAHMDILIGKIIEFSKLDMQKSPAMEDSVDLNLLITELLYQYQPTADHKHLEIKTDLSDVKITDCNQNGIRIMLDNVLGNAFKYTDKSGTIKIDLRAAKNNEQMKEVVVSVTNSHEPVPEEDLKEIFNPFHRLKGHDTPGYGLGLAAAQKIANIHQGLIHATNTSDGFTIIMTLPVAKV, from the coding sequence ATGAAAATAAGTAGGCTCTACCTAAAAATTTTTCTAGCATTCTTGCTTGTGCTCATGATTTCTGAATTTACGGTCATCTCGATAATTCATTCAGGATGGGGTGGCAGTCCCCGCATGAAGAGAACTGAAGGTCAGCTCATGACCGTTAAAAACCTCACTGAAATGGAAATGGATTTAAATCAGCTTTCTGCCGGAAAAGAAAAAGAAACCCTCACCCCTATACTGAAAGCTCTGAGCGATTCTTTTCACGCAAATGTGTGGATTACCGGTCCATATTCTGAAGTAATAGCTTCATCAGAAGAAAAAATTCCTGACCTCACGGTCCACCTTGAAGACGCGCCTAAAAAAACACTTGAAGGAGCCTACATATACAGAGAGCGCAGTAAAGGCATGAAATCCATTTATGGAACTTATGCTTCCAAACGGCCAGAGGGCTACCCCTTCACTTATCATATATTTCACCCATGGAGCAGGTTTGAAGAAGAAATCTGGTTTCTGCGCGGGCAGGTTTTAATAACATTACTTGCGGCTATTTTCCTGCTTCCGGTGGCTCTTAGAATAATCAGACCAATCAAAGAACTCACCAAAAAAGCGGCAAAGCTTGGCCAAGGAGATTTAACGCAGCGCGTAGAAGTGCGCGGAAAAGACGAAGTGGCCGAACTGGCAAGAACTTTCAACCACATGGCTGGAAGTCTGGAAAAGATAATCAAAAGTAGCAGAGAGCTCACAGCAAATGTTTCGCATGAGTTAAGAAGCCCACTAGCTAGGATGCGTATTTCTCTGGAGATGATAAGGGAGCGGATTAACGACAAAAAAGCTGCTCAGTGCGAAGTTTTTATCAGTGGCATGCAGGCTGAGATTGCACATATGGACATATTAATCGGTAAAATAATTGAATTTTCTAAGCTGGACATGCAAAAAAGCCCAGCCATGGAAGATTCTGTTGATCTTAATTTATTAATTACTGAGTTGCTGTACCAGTACCAACCCACTGCGGATCATAAGCACCTTGAAATAAAGACTGACCTTTCCGACGTAAAAATCACGGACTGCAACCAAAACGGCATTAGAATAATGCTGGATAATGTTCTGGGAAATGCTTTTAAATACACCGATAAAAGCGGTACTATCAAGATAGACTTACGGGCGGCTAAAAACAACGAACAAATGAAGGAAGTGGTTGTAAGTGTGACCAATAGTCATGAGCCGGTTCCAGAAGAAGATCTTAAAGAAATATTCAACCCTTTCCATCGTTTAAAAGGTCACGACACTCCTGGTTACGGGCTCGGCCTTGCGGCAGCTCAAAAGATAGCAAACATACATCAAGGGCTAATACATGCCACAAATACAAGCGATGGATTCACAATCATAATGACTTTACCTGTTGCGAAAGTTTAA
- a CDS encoding response regulator, with the protein MEKQLSILIIDDDSKLRDLLSQYLDGYGYVVNTLPSGDKCVETVKKVHPSIIILDIMMPGKDGLEVLRDLRPHSNVPVIMLTAKGEDTDRIVGLELGADDYMSKPFNPRELLARIKAVLRRAQDSERNGNAKNSSTINVAGLTLNIPHQRLEIEGDTLELSSTEFKLLHALMENAGDPLTRDDLMTSVWGKDFNAFDRSIDVHISKLRALLKPYQNHESRIKTVWGTGYLFVGEK; encoded by the coding sequence ATGGAAAAACAACTATCCATTCTCATAATCGACGATGATTCTAAACTTAGAGACCTGTTAAGCCAGTATCTTGATGGATACGGCTACGTGGTAAACACTCTTCCGTCCGGCGATAAATGTGTTGAAACGGTAAAAAAAGTGCACCCGTCAATTATCATCTTAGATATAATGATGCCCGGTAAAGATGGCCTTGAAGTCTTGCGAGACCTACGCCCGCATTCAAATGTTCCGGTAATCATGCTCACCGCGAAAGGAGAGGATACTGACCGCATAGTCGGCCTCGAACTAGGCGCGGATGATTATATGTCCAAGCCGTTTAACCCCCGCGAGCTCTTGGCTAGGATCAAAGCTGTACTTCGCCGTGCTCAAGATTCTGAGCGCAATGGAAACGCTAAAAATTCGAGCACCATAAACGTCGCAGGGCTGACTTTGAACATACCTCATCAGAGATTAGAGATAGAAGGTGACACTCTTGAACTATCTTCTACAGAGTTTAAACTACTTCACGCGCTGATGGAAAATGCAGGCGATCCGCTCACCCGTGATGATCTCATGACCTCAGTCTGGGGCAAAGATTTTAACGCATTCGATCGCAGCATCGACGTACATATAAGTAAGCTCCGCGCCCTTCTAAAGCCCTACCAGAACCACGAATCGCGAATAAAAACTGTGTGGGGAACCGGCTATCTATTCGTGGGTGAAAAATGA
- a CDS encoding efflux transporter outer membrane subunit, with protein MGLPLAYELYSTEPEDGGKWWERLGSAELNGFVDEALTSDFDIRIAWAKLRQLRATAIKSGADKYPTLDGSGSSSNAMTGSDGTESTKGSTSTDSYELGLTLSYEIDVWGKIEAKAKSGQLDFLVSREDVSTAAMTVAAEVVSRWLEIQAQRQKKVILEQQVETNRIYLDLIELRFRNSLATALDVYQQRENVARVNSLIPPIESRERLLLNELALLMGRPAGTVQVQTALYPDLEPIPGLGIPFDLIAKRPDIRAAGLKLQSADWAITAAKADRLPSFNLTGNAALTSAQIANIFSGWMVGLAASIAGPIFDGGLRAAEVERTQAVVDERLVNYKRTVYTAYKEVQDSLIQESWQKKYITARKNQLEAAKKNLNEAGSRYLQSLEEYLPVLNALLSVQSLEINIVDDESNLLLYRVSLYRALGGSWTDSLQSADELPREEGNMTAAEIKTASAE; from the coding sequence ATGGGGCTTCCTTTAGCGTATGAGCTATATTCCACTGAACCCGAAGATGGTGGAAAGTGGTGGGAAAGGCTTGGAAGTGCGGAACTTAACGGGTTTGTTGATGAGGCTCTAACATCTGATTTTGATATCCGTATTGCATGGGCAAAATTACGTCAGCTTCGTGCTACAGCTATTAAATCCGGAGCAGATAAATATCCTACCCTCGACGGGAGCGGTTCATCCAGTAATGCTATGACAGGTTCTGACGGAACTGAGAGTACAAAAGGCTCTACTTCAACAGATAGTTATGAGCTTGGGCTGACTCTTTCTTATGAGATTGATGTATGGGGAAAGATTGAAGCTAAGGCCAAATCCGGCCAATTGGATTTTCTTGTTTCCCGTGAAGATGTAAGTACTGCAGCGATGACTGTTGCAGCGGAAGTTGTCTCAAGATGGCTAGAAATTCAGGCACAGCGCCAGAAGAAAGTTATACTTGAACAACAGGTTGAGACTAACCGGATTTACCTAGATCTCATCGAACTCAGGTTCCGTAATTCTCTTGCTACTGCGTTGGACGTTTATCAGCAGCGTGAAAACGTAGCTCGTGTGAATTCTTTAATTCCTCCAATAGAATCCCGCGAAAGACTTTTGCTGAATGAATTGGCACTTCTCATGGGACGTCCCGCCGGAACTGTCCAAGTTCAGACAGCTCTTTATCCTGATCTTGAGCCTATTCCGGGCCTTGGAATTCCTTTCGATCTTATTGCAAAACGCCCTGATATTCGCGCTGCAGGACTTAAACTACAGTCCGCAGATTGGGCCATTACTGCCGCAAAAGCGGATAGACTTCCTAGCTTCAACCTTACGGGTAATGCGGCACTGACAAGTGCGCAAATAGCAAATATTTTCAGTGGCTGGATGGTTGGCCTTGCTGCTTCTATTGCGGGTCCAATTTTTGATGGTGGTCTTCGTGCAGCGGAAGTCGAAAGGACTCAGGCTGTTGTTGATGAGAGGTTAGTGAATTATAAACGTACTGTTTATACTGCGTACAAAGAAGTTCAGGATTCTTTGATTCAGGAATCCTGGCAGAAGAAATACATCACAGCCCGCAAAAATCAGCTTGAAGCCGCAAAAAAGAATCTGAACGAAGCTGGTTCCCGTTACTTACAGAGTCTTGAAGAGTATCTCCCGGTTTTGAATGCTTTGCTTAGTGTTCAGAGTTTGGAGATTAATATTGTTGACGATGAATCCAATCTTTTATTGTACAGGGTTTCGCTCTACCGCGCACTTGGCGGAAGTTGGACCGATTCACTTCAGTCTGCAGATGAGCTTCCTCGTGAAGAAGGCAACATGACTGCCGCAGAGATCAAAACTGCTTCCGCAGAATAA